The region AGTAGAGTCAAGCTTCAGAGCAGCTTCGTTTGGCTCGAAGAATACAACATTCGGCGGGTATGACGGTGGTCGCACCCTGGCAGCTCCCATGGAGACTCGAATTTTTCTTTCGCTCTGCGACTCGGCCGTGAACTTGATAGCATTGGACACAAGATTGATCAAAACCTGACCCATCTTGTCGAGATCTGCGACCACCCAGTCAAGGTCACAATCAGCATAGGACTCGTCAAGCTGGTACTGGAACTCGATCTGCTGCTTGCGAAGCTCAGGCCGAAACATGGTAAGCAACGTAGCCAAATGTGTCCTCGGCTGGACTTGTTGCGGCGCCAGGGTCAGCATCGAGGCATCCAACTTTGAATAAATCAGCACATCGTCAATGATTTTCTTCTGATGCGCGACGCAGAGGTTGATCGTCTCCGCGGCCTCTGCAATTCTGGCCATCTGCTCCTTCGCGTCGTCCGGTGCCTCGTCCTGCACCACATCCATGATATCCTCCGCGCAGTGCAAGATCGCAGACAGTGGATTGCGCACCTCGTGGCTAATCATATCAATGAAccgctcctgctgctgcttgcgcTGCTTCGCGTCATCCGCAATCTTCCTCTGCAATAGCTCCGCTGTCTTCTCCGGTGTAATGTCGCGAATCATACAGATCAACCCGCCGCGATCGCTCAACCCAAACTGCTCcacgtcgtcctcgtccagcggtGTCAGCGACAGACCCCGCCATTCCTCCGTTTTTCCTATCGCCCGGTATTCTCTGCGCATCCCCGTATTCGTCTGCACAGCGACATGGTATGCTTCAGCGATCTGGTCGTAGTCGTCGCCGTGTATCGATTGCGATAGACAATCCAAGCCCCTGGGCAGATGGCTCGCGGTGAGGTCGTGGAAGCGCCGGTTCACGAAGACAATTTCGTCGCGCGGGTTCACAACCGCCACGCCGACAGGCAGTGTGTCTGCCAGCTGCTGGGCGCAGAGATTCCCGCGGTGTTCGCCCTTCGGCATGTCGATCGATTGGAATGCACTGACTGCGTATTGAGAAACCAGCTCGAGCGCGGATCAGCACAACACAGGGGATTGCACGTCGCAGGAATTCCGATCTGTCATTAGGTATCTTCGATTAGGATGGTATTGCCGCCGGAGCCACTGTTGAATTTTTCCGCCTTCCTTTAAGGTTGCACCTCGTTTTCGTGACgtggtgttggatgatgTCAGGCTCCACATTCCGCATGCAGTGGCGTTCTTTTGGGGATTCTGGCTCCGACTGTGGCTTTGTCTAGACAGGTACCAGAGATGCCTGTGGCAATGGGGTGGCGCCAGCGCCGAATTTTAGTGAGCAGTGGCAATTGCTGACTCCAGATTATTCGACTAAGATTCTAGAATCAttactaaaaaaaagaaaaaaaaaaagaaccaCAGAGAGGGCGGAGAACTAGATGCATTGGCCTCCCCCAATGCACTTCTGTATGACCTTCTGTAATATGCTAGATACTTTGGCTGCGTAGGTTGAAACGAATTATTCTTATAGGTAGATGTCATCCGCCGACAGTATCTTCAAAGAAGCTAGCTCAATGTCATTAGAACCTCTGCTACCGTATAGTCTAATTGGGGACCTCTTCAATAGACTGTGTTCGCGCCGGGCGTATCATAAACTGTGCAAGTTAGCCCTATACAGAACCTGCAGGGGAGACCCACAGTGAACGATGCCGCCCCAAATTCGCACTCGAACCGCTCTTCCTTGACAGGGTCAAGTCCAGCCCGTTCATAAACAGGCCTGCCCTCTTCTGTCGCCTCAAGATAAAGATCCAACCCCAGCCGGTCCGCCTCCTCAATCCCCCACTTCACTAACTCCCTGGCTATGCCCTTCCTCTGGTACTCGGGATGCACACAGAGTCCCTCCAACTCAACCCTCCGTCTCAGTGTCACCCCCTTCCCATATCCCCTGTCTGTAGGCGAAATACCTAGAACTTCCCTCTTCCCTTCCTGGATCATCCTCCAAGAGGGCTCCGcgatctccttcctcaactcGGGGATATCGAGACCGAGCCGCGCCCCGACAATCTCGTCGACGGACTTGTCGGCGACTTGATCCGTTTCGTAGACTGCCCACTGTGCCCACCCGATTATCCTGCCTTTGTCCTCGAGTTTCTCCTCTCCGTCCCCATTCGACGGGGAAGAGACGGAAGTAGACGCAGACCCAGACAAGTCGACGACTTTAAAGGCCGTGATGTGTTTCTCCGTAAAAGCCTTTTCCCTGCTGATCACTAGATTTGAAATTGAGGATGGGGATAGTTTTCCGGTGTAGAGCAGCCGGTTGTTTGCGTGGAAGGCGACATCGGCGAGATGGTAGACCTCCCTTAGGTCTGTGATGAGCAGGGGTTGGATTTCGATGTTTGGGGGTAGGGCTGGGGCCATTTTCGTCGTGAAACCGATATATATCGGTGTAGGCAGGTATGAATGTTTATCTGGGACGGAACAATGACTATTTACGAGAATAGAGACGTGATATTTAAACCTCGTTGTGACTCACTCGTGCTGACTAGGACGCCTGACTAGGAGACCCTTAGCTCATCTTCGCGCAAGTTACAGTCGTATTTGTCCATGCTTAGCAGGGCTTGTCTGGGCGCTGCGTTGATCTCATTTGAGGAGCAGAATGCGACAGCCTAGTGGGGCGTATAATAAAGCTGCCTGGCTATCATATCGAGTTATGCCGTATCGAACTAGGGCTATTCTAGTACTAGTGATGGTTTTAACTGTATTAACAACATATTTCACCTAATTGTGTCACAACACAGTATTCTCATGAATTTAGGCAAGCTGCCCTTCTATTTACACTACTAGGTTGCGACCATTCATCCCCCGCGGGCATCCAGGATAATAAGGCGACGTTGCAGCAGAATTTGTGGCAATACAGTTACTTTATATTCATATAACCCTGGTATCCTAGGCACTCTACCTGGGGTCCGTTCCCGATCTGGTCGCCTTATAATTGACATGTGAAGATATGTATTGCAGTGAGATGTCGAGGTTGTGAAGGCTAATACTTAGAGGCTCATAATCATTGttaaagatagtaatataaagaCACGATATTGCTATTCATTCACAGTGGCTTGAAGACGTGTTCTCTGCTCTTTGATGCCTATTCTATTTATAGGCGCACCTACACCTCGAAAAGCATTAAGCATTCCTAAAGAATAAAGCTGCCACCATGGAGGTAGACCAGAAGTCCCCATTGTTGAGACTGCCCAATGAGCTGCTGTTACAGATTTTCTCCTATGTCGGAGGGGCTCACTGGCGCAATGTTCGTCGCGTGTGTCGCCGCATTCGTGCTGTCGCCCTGCCGATAATGCACCGGGACAAAGTGGCCGCCACCTTGATAGACCAGCTCAATCGCCCGTCCGTCATAGACCGGTTCGAGCGAAACCCCGAGTTTGTCAGATATGTGAAATCGCTGACTGTCCACTACCATATGGGCCTGACAGACTGTCTCCCCAAGTGCTATGACATAATTCGGGACCCCCCGTATGTGGAGGATCTCTCGCCCCTGATTGCACAAATGGAACAACTTCAATCGCTCGCGATCAAGGGAAATAGCCACGAGGTATGCTATGGAGCCGAACTGGCAAAGCTCGACCAGGAACATCGCGCGCATTGTACCAAGTCCAAGTGGATGGGGGCATGCACCAAATTCCAAGATCTTTTCATCAAGTCTGCTTCCTctcccatcctcaccaactTACAGACCTGTATGTACGCTTGCTCACCCTTTATCCCCGAAGGAGTTCTCCCTTAGCTCCATGCTAAAGCTAACATTCGCCAGGCGTTCTCAACTTCTTTGACGTAGATGAATTTTGGGATCTGTCGCTGCGTGACGCGACTTTCCTGCATCCACACCTCAAGCGTCTTTCGATTTCGGGTGCTAAATCGGGCACTTTTCGATATCTGGACGAATGTTACAGGCATAGCACAGTGCTTGAAGAGCTCACTCTGCGCGGCTGTGACATCAGCCCAGACAGTCTGCGCGGAATCCTCACGATACCAAAGGCCCTAAAACGACTCACGTTCAATGGAAGAATCCCCGGGAGACGGGCCTATTCAGATGCCCCAAGACAGTCGTACATTGATTCCATCCAGGAGCAGGCACGCTCACTGGTTGCGTTAGATCTTTGCCTCCCACTGGACGTCCTCTACCCATTTCTACGGGAGCATGCCCCAAATACACCCGTGGATTTCCATGCATTCCGCTCCCTACAGGAGCTGACGACAGTCACGCAGGTCATTGAAGGAAACCCGGTCCTGAGGCCCCATCCCCCGGCTACTAATCCTTTCCCAGCCAGTTTGAAAACACTTCGTCTCCGGTACCTATCACGTCATCGCGACTCAGAGTGGGAAAGCCCATATAGATCTGCCATCCGGGGCTGGGCGGCTACTGGCGCGCTACCCAGCCTGACTTCGGTTGTCTTCATCAATCATCCCACCGACAATGACTGTGGGGTGCCGGAGGCATGGCAAATCGACAGCCCCAGTAGGATTATCACATTCGAGAGGGAACCATACAAGTGTCCAGCACCTCTGCCACAGCTTCCGGCCGGTGAAAAATGTTCGTGCTGTGACTCTAACCGCGAGATTGCATTGCTTCCGGCGCTACATTATCTATGAAATGCCATAGCAAGGGTAGCTTGTGGCCAGGCGGTGATACCATACAGTGGGTATTCTCTCTTTTACCTAAGTAATATTTCGATGACCCGAATGTTTTATGTTGCGTTGGTGACTTTTGCTGTCTGCCCATTTTGTCCAAACTTATCCACCATTTATTGAAGGAATTGAAGTTAAACATGTCCGTATATCCATCTTACAACCGTCCTTTCTGTCTGTTTCTAGTTCCTAGTTCCCACCGATTCATGGTATCCTGAAAGTGGGATTACAAGTCCCTAGGGGTACGCGGAGTGAGCTTAGCAACCAGTGTAAGTTTTGATAACAGGCACTAGGCGCCTACAAAGGCTACTAGAGTGCCTATTCCTTATTGCGTCAATTTCACCAATTTTTCTCAGAGTAAATTGCGTCTAGATATATGCTGTTCGGCAGCAAATTCACTCTGTAGAAGTCATCGGACCTGGATCACCCATCAACAGCCTTATACAATAGCACAACACACCCGCAGCCATGAAAATAATACCTGAATCTTCATTTTCAGAGTCTCATAAGGCTAGAGCGCCTGTCCAGTCGATATGGTGCGCGGAAAGCCACCAGGTACGGACAGCAGAGGTGCAACGCTCGCGCGTTTGCAGGAGGGGCAGCTCTATTTCCCCCTGTCCCAAAAGTCGATGAGGCACTTGGAATGGACAGAGCCACAtctgcttttcttccaaGCTTCTTTTCATTGGGCTTTGATCACTCTGGTTACCGATATCCCATCCCTTCATACAAACGTGCGCCATTCTACGCTCCCACTCAGTATGGACGcaatcaacatcatcatccatATACGTACCTTCGCCGAATTCGTCACGGACAAAGTCCAAAGCATGGCTGAGTTCAACAAGTCGTATGCTGAAATCGCTCAGAAGTTCCAGCaagatcttcttttcctccattCGTTCGAAGCACTCTTTGTCGAAGATGACGGCAACTTTATCCGCAACGAAAACATTTCCGAGCACATCGTCGTCTCCCAGGGCAACCTTTCGTCCATGGGTCGCCTGTTCTCCGAATACAAGTCGATAGCTGAAGAGTATCAGGAGTCTGAATCAGCCGACGAAGCTGGTAGCCTGTGCCAGCGAGCGAAGCGAAGGGTCAGCTGGGCCATCTGCGgcaagaggaagacaatGGATGTCCTTAAGCAGTACAGCGCGTACACCCAGAACCTTCATGAGACGACAACTCATGCTGTTGACACTAGCTGCTCTCGACGACGGGTGCCTACGAGAGGTTGCGAACCGCAAGCAGGCGAGAGCACTATTTGCCTCCATACCCATGCTGCCAGACGAGTTCACGGCTCTCGGAGGAAGACTGCAGATTGACAATGAAGAGGCAGACAGTCACATTGTGGGATCGTACACCGAAGAGAATGGAAGGGCATGCCGAGTTAGGGTGGAATTCCGACAGTACGGAGAGCAAACACATGAGGACGCGCTGCACTCTACCAGACAGCTTTCTTGATTCCTGCATAGAGCAGCTCTGTCGGATACGGTCCAAGCCTCCTCCCAGACCACTACCCAGGCGATTCCTTTCGTTGGATACCAACACGATCCAGCCAGGCGCCGCGATATATTCATCTTTCCGGCCTTTGATGAAAACGCCCCGTCGACCTCGCTCAACGAGACGATTCGGAACCACGGCGAGTCTAGCGCTGCAGCCGGGGAGTATACCCTTGGCGATCGTTTCATGCTTGCCACGCATCTCGCGTTGATGGTTTTCGGCCTGCGCAACTTCCGGTGCGTCCATCGGAACATTTCAAGCCATTCTGTGATCATGCAGCTGCCTACAAGCGAAAGGCCGCGGTTTTCACAGCTCGTTGGATGGGAGTACGCCGCGGAAGAAACCGATGGGACCGAGTCAGTCGTTGATAATCCCGCTCACGATCACACTCTCTACCGGCACCCGCCCCTAGGGGTCGAAGAAAGCCACAACCCCAATGCTACTCGGGACATCTACTCTTTAGGAATGGTGTTGCTGGAAATCGGTCTATGGACTGTGGTGGCAGATATATATGATTCTGAGTCCGGGCCCTCATATCAGGCCACAGATCCGGAATCGCTGCGAACAATATCAGCCGCCTTGGCCGGGAAGGCGGAACGCGACCTTCCCAGCAAAATGGGTCAATTGTATGCCGACGCTGTTAGGGAATGCCTCAAAAACAGCATCGGGACGTACCGGGACTGCGACGAGCAGACCAAGGCCACCGTAGCCTTGCGTAAGCTCGTCATGGATGCAGTGGAGGGTGGTCGCCGCTTGTAGGGCAGGCTCAATGGACCAGGAGTTCTAGTCAGTGGCACGGCGATGTAACTTGTCTTTTGAAATGAAAAAGCATTCATTCTGAATAGATTCATTTGGTTTCATCTTCAAAGCGCCATTTTAGTAGTAGATGGGATCACAGCTGGACGGGGATTATAAATGATTAGGAATTCGGTGCAAGCCCTAGTGAGACCATGGAAGAGAAAGGTTTGAGCATCATCAACTAACAAAGGCTTCATTGGCAATATAATGAGTTTGAAACAGTGCTTAGCGTGATGCATTATTTGCCTTGATATATGTCCCTTTGTCCATATGGCTGAGACGCCTTTGTTTACATACTCGACACAATCACCATTGGTTCT is a window of Aspergillus puulaauensis MK2 DNA, chromosome 4, nearly complete sequence DNA encoding:
- a CDS encoding uncharacterized protein (COG:T;~EggNog:ENOG410QDVX;~InterPro:IPR001789,IPR035965,IPR003594,IPR003661, IPR036890,IPR036097,IPR011006,IPR000014,IPR004358, IPR005467;~PFAM:PF00072,PF00512,PF02518;~go_function: GO:0000155 - phosphorelay sensor kinase activity [Evidence IEA];~go_function: GO:0016772 - transferase activity, transferring phosphorus-containing groups [Evidence IEA];~go_process: GO:0000160 - phosphorelay signal transduction system [Evidence IEA];~go_process: GO:0007165 - signal transduction [Evidence IEA];~go_process: GO:0016310 - phosphorylation [Evidence IEA]), whose translation is MPKGEHRGNLCAQQLADTLPVGVAVVNPRDEIVFVNRRFHDLTASHLPRGLDCLSQSIHGDDYDQIAEAYHVAVQTNTGMRREYRAIGKTEEWRGLSLTPLDEDDVEQFGLSDRGGLICMIRDITPEKTAELLQRKIADDAKQRKQQQERFIDMISHEVRNPLSAILHCAEDIMDVVQDEAPDDAKEQMARIAEAAETINLCVAHQKKIIDDVLIYSKLDASMLTLAPQQVQPRTHLATLLTMFRPELRKQQIEFQYQLDESYADCDLDWVVADLDKMGQVLINLVSNAIKFTAESQSERKIRVSMGAARVRPPSYPPNVVFFEPNEAALKLDSTRGPDWGGGQTAYIMVAVKDTGIGISDQHQKLLFERFKQATPRTDRIYGGYGLGLNISRRLCHMHGGEIGVSSKEGDGSTFGFFFTVRRCVDTPEISEEDRESPVDELCHQIKDLDSKTPDVKRDTSMADFPQDPPVTQVNEVAMSTKSDDRKEHSAELAAAVARGDGPSMATRRATNVDEFSPPQEPKAITNMSKLEDPRHILFVEDNVINQRVLSRKLKIAGFEVTTANNGQEALDAWRRGTFDCILMDQEMPVMDGNSATREIRALEKDKGTRIPILGVTANVRQDQQADMLDAGMDGIVHKPYKMLELCDKIRDSIGDTEKE
- a CDS encoding GNAT family N-acetyltransferase (COG:S;~EggNog:ENOG410PXI2;~InterPro:IPR000182,IPR016181;~PFAM:PF13673,PF13508,PF00583;~go_function: GO:0008080 - N-acetyltransferase activity [Evidence IEA]) → MAPALPPNIEIQPLLITDLREVYHLADVAFHANNRLLYTGKLSPSSISNLVISREKAFTEKHITAFKVVDLSGSASTSVSSPSNGDGEEKLEDKGRIIGWAQWAVYETDQVADKSVDEIVGARLGLDIPELRKEIAEPSWRMIQEGKREVLGISPTDRGYGKGVTLRRRVELEGLCVHPEYQRKGIARELVKWGIEEADRLGLDLYLEATEEGRPVYERAGLDPVKEERFECEFGAASFTFMIRPARTQSIEEVPN
- a CDS encoding uncharacterized protein (COG:S;~EggNog:ENOG410PRNH); the encoded protein is MQLPTSERPRFSQLVGWEYAAEETDGTESVVDNPAHDHTLYRHPPLGVEESHNPNATRDIYSLGMVLLEIGLWTVVADIYDSESGPSYQATDPESLRTISAALAGKAERDLPSKMGQLYADAVRECLKNSIGTYRDCDEQTKATVALRKLVMDAVEGGRRL
- a CDS encoding uncharacterized protein (COG:S;~EggNog:ENOG410PIG5;~InterPro:IPR001810,IPR036047,IPR032675;~PFAM:PF00646,PF12937;~go_function: GO:0005515 - protein binding [Evidence IEA]) is translated as MEVDQKSPLLRLPNELLLQIFSYVGGAHWRNVRRVCRRIRAVALPIMHRDKVAATLIDQLNRPSVIDRFERNPEFVRYVKSLTVHYHMGLTDCLPKCYDIIRDPPYVEDLSPLIAQMEQLQSLAIKGNSHEVCYGAELAKLDQEHRAHCTKSKWMGACTKFQDLFIKSASSPILTNLQTCVLNFFDVDEFWDLSLRDATFLHPHLKRLSISGAKSGTFRYLDECYRHSTVLEELTLRGCDISPDSLRGILTIPKALKRLTFNGRIPGRRAYSDAPRQSYIDSIQEQARSLVALDLCLPLDVLYPFLREHAPNTPVDFHAFRSLQELTTVTQVIEGNPVLRPHPPATNPFPASLKTLRLRYLSRHRDSEWESPYRSAIRGWAATGALPSLTSVVFINHPTDNDCGVPEAWQIDSPSRIITFEREPYKCPAPLPQLPAGEKCSCCDSNREIALLPALHYL